One segment of Carassius auratus strain Wakin chromosome 2, ASM336829v1, whole genome shotgun sequence DNA contains the following:
- the LOC113039923 gene encoding aquaporin-1, whose protein sequence is MARELKSWSFWRAVLAEFVGMTVFVFIGIASAIGNKHNRFPDQEVKVALAFGLAIATLAQSLGHISGAHLNPAITLGLLVSCQISFFRAIMYIVAQMVGAVVASGIMFKVSPDPETTLGLNVLSNGVKPGQGFAIELFATFQLVLCVLASTDKNRTDVTGSAPLAIGLSVGLGHLVAISYTGCGINPARSFGPAVVLEAFKNHWIYWIAPMCGGAAAALVYDFLLCPKKEALRKRMNVLKGTADPDSSTTEPLIEPRTPRSGSGQWPRP, encoded by the exons ATGGCACGAGAGCTGAAAAGTTGGTCCTTTTGGAGGGCAGTATTGGCTGAGTTTGTTGGGATGacggtttttgtttttattggcaTAGCCTCCGCCATCGGAAACAAGCACAACAGATTTCCAGACCAAGAGGTTAAAGTAGCTTTAGCTTTTGGCCTGGCCATTGCCACGTTGGCTCAGAGTTTGGGGCATATCAGTGGAGCCCACCTGAACCCAGCTATTACTTTAGGACTTTTGGTCAGCTGTCAGATCAGTTTCTTCAGAGCAATCATGTATATCGTTGCCCAGATGGTGGGAGCTGTGGTGGCAAGTGGCATTATGTTCAAAGTTAGTCCTGACCCTGAAACAACACTGGGACTCAATGTG TTGAGTAACGGTGTGAAACCGGGTCAGGGATTCGCCATTGAGCTTTTTGCAACCTTCCAGCTGGTCCTCTGTGTCCTGGCCTCAACAGACAAAAACCGGACGGATGTCACAGGCTCTGCACCCCTAGCCATCGGACTCTCAGTTGGTTTAGGGCACCTGGTAGCA ATCAGTTACACCGGGTGTGGCATCAACCCCGCTAGATCGTTTGGACCAGCCGTTGTTCTTGAAGCATTTAAAAACCATTGG ATCTACTGGATTGCACCCATGTGTGGCGGGGCGGCTGCTGCTCTTGTGTACGACTTCTTGCTCTGCCCAAAGAAGGAAGCGCTTCGCAAGCGAATGAATGTACTGAAAGGCACAGCTGATCCGGACTCCTCCACGACAGAACCCCTAATTGAACCCCGAACCCCTAGATCTGGTTCTGGTCAGTGGCCCAGGCCCTGA
- the LOC113039930 gene encoding THO complex subunit 1-like, producing MSPPSHFDFTEARDTFTAATKSAVDIRNCKPLTSAFSHLPGNETEKKATLDQALRGVLEEQIVKQKANVEDFLSLIYISIDGVTEGVCSASTPFLLLGDVLDCLPLDQCDKIFSFVEENVSTWKSSTFYSAGKNYLLRMCNDLLRRLSKSQNTVFCGRIQLFLARLFPLSEKSGLNLQSQFNLDNVTVFNKNEQESTLGLQHTEVKEEGMEVEEGEMGDEDAPAPCTIPIDYNLYRKFWTLQDYFRNPVQCYDKFSWMTFLKYSDETLAVFKSFKLDDMQASKRKLEEMRTAAGDHVYFAKFLTSEKLMDLQLSDSNFRRHILLQYLILFQYLKGQVKFKSSSCVLNDDQSLWIEDTTKLVYQLVKETPPDGDKFASMVEHILNTEENWNSWKNEGCPSFVKERPAETKPIRPSRKRPAPEDFLGKGPDRKILMGNEELTRLWNLNPDNMEACKSDSREFMPSLEEFFVEAIEQADPTNMVEDEYKVVRNSNYGWRALRLLSRRSPHFFQPTNQQFKSLADYLENMVIKLAKELPKDLPSEEIKTGEEDDDENGDNLLKDSNDSPSIQSKAVTNSQMDEIAAKLGSKWKTLADHLEMSEKEIRMIESDSEDVELQAKMLLVAWQDREGPQATMESLVSALNAAGFSNVTEGLSET from the exons ATGTCTCCTCCGTCTCACTTCGACTTCACTGAAGCCAGAGATACATTCACG GCTGCCACTAAAAGTGCTGTGGATATCAGGAACTGTAAACCCCTGACCAGTGCTTTCAGCCATCTGCCGGGAAA TGAAACTGAGAAGAAGGCCACTCTTGATCAAGCCCTGCGAGGAGTTCTCGAGGAGCAGATC GTGAAGCAGAAAGCAAACGTTGAAGATTTCCTTTCTCTGATCTACATCAGTATAGACGGCGTGACTGAAG GCGTCTGCTCCGCCAGCACTCCTTTTCTTCTGCTGGGAGATGTTCTCGACTGTCTTCCTCTGGACCAGTGCGACAAAATCTTCTCCTTTGTTGAAGAAAATGTCTCTACGTGGAAATCT agtACATTTTACTCTGCTGGTAAAAATTACTTGTTAAGAATGTGCAATG ATCTCCTCCGGAGACTCTCCAAGTCTCAGAACACAGTGTTTTGTGGACGAATCCAGCTGTTTCTAGCACGTCTCTTTCCTTTGTCTGAAAAATCAG GCCTGAACTTACAGAGTCAGTTCAACCTTGATAACGTCACCGTGTTCAATAAGAATGAGCAGGAGAGCACACTCGGACTGCAG CACACCGAGGTTAAAGAAGAGGGGATGGAGGTGGAGGAGGGAGAGATGGGTGATGAAGATGCACCAGCTCCCTG CACCATTCCTATTGACTACAACTTGTACAGAAAATTCTGGACCCTGCAGGACTATTTCAGAAACCCTGTACAGTGCTACGACAAGTTCTCATGGATGACTTTCCTGAAG TATTCAGACGAGACGCTAGCTGTGTTCAAGAGCTTCAAGCTGGATGACATGCAGGCCTCAAAGAGAAAGCTGGAGGAGATGAGGACTGCTGCTGGAGACCACGTCTACTTTGCCAAGTTCCTCACCAGTGAGAAA TTGATGGACCTTCAGCTCAGTGACAGCAACTTCAGACGACACATCCTGCTCCAGTATCTCATCCTCTTCCAGTATCTCAAGGGCCAGGTCAAGTTCAAGAG CTCCAGCTGTGTTTTGAATGACGATCAGTCTTTGTGGATTGAAGACACAACCAAACTAGTCTATCAG TTAGTGAAAGAAACCCCTCCAGATGGAGACAAGTTTGCGTCTATGGTTGAG CACATCCTGAACACAGAAGAAAACTGGAACTCTTGGAAAAATGAAGGCTGTCCGAGCTTTGTGAAAGAAAG ACCAGCAGAAACCAAACCCATCCGTCCCAGCAGAAAGAGACCAGCTCCAGAGGACTTTTTGGGGAAGGGCCCAGATCGCAAGATCCTCATGGGAAA TGAGGAGCTCACGAGGCTCTGGAATCTAAACCCGGACAACATGGAGGCCTGCAAGTCAGATAGCAG GGAGTTCATGCCGTCACTGGAGGAGTTTTTTGTAGAAGCCATCGAGCAGGCAGATCCAACCAACATGGTGGAGGATGAGTACAA AGTTGTGCGTAACTCAAACTACGGCTGGCGAGCCTTGCGACTGCTGTCCAGGAGGAGTCCGCACTTCTTCCAGCCCACAAACCAGCAGTTCAAGAGTCTGGCAGACTATCTGGAGAACATGGTCATCAAACTGGCCAAAGAGCTTCCT AAGGACCTTCCTTCTGAGGAGATAAAAACAggagaggaggatgatgatgagaaTGGAGATAACCTGTTAAAAGACAGCAATGACA GTCCCAGCATTCAGAGCAAGGCAGTGACCAACAGTCAGATGGATGAGATCGCGGCCAAGCTTGGGTCCAAGTGGAAGACGCTGGCTGACCACCTGGAGATGAGCGAGAAGGAGATCCGCATGATCGAGTCTGACAGCGAGGATGTAGAGCTGCAGGCCAAGATGCTGCTGGTGGCCTGGCAGGACCGAGAAGGCCCTCAAGCCACGATGGAGAGCCTGGTCTCGGCTCTGAACGCGGCCGGTTTCAGTAACGTCACAGAAGGTCTCAGTGAAACATGA
- the LOC113039938 gene encoding ubiquitin carboxyl-terminal hydrolase 14-like has protein sequence MKSAQSLAELIDRVSRSCSVIVGCCLNEVPRRSNLLHPDLNPAFGVELNRRQDKRKMPVFTVNVKWGKEKFDAVELNTEEPPMVFKAQLFALTGVQPERQKVMVKGGTLKDDEWGNIKLKNGMTLLMMGSADALPEEPVVRPMFVEDMTEEQLASAMELPCGLTNLGNTCYMNATVQCLRSVPELKDALRRYSGALRSSGANAPSQYITAAMRDLYESMDKTSSSIPPIILLQFLHLAFPQFAEKGDQGQYLQQDANECWLQIMRVLQQKLEPQEPETPMETDRDSGAAAAAKKKNFIDQYFGVEFETTMKCTESEDEDPTKGTESQLQLSCFINQEVKYLATGLRLRLQEDITKFSPSLKRNALYIKSSKISRLPAYLTVQMVRFFYKEKESVNAKVLKDVKFPLMLDVYELCTAELQEKMVSVRSKFKVVEDKKLEMQQQQQPKENLKVGAPKETKYEPFCFSEDLGSNNSGYYDLQAVLTHQGRSSSSGHYVSWVKRKEDEWVKFDDDKVSVVTPEDILKLSGGGDWHIAYVLLYGPRRLEILE, from the exons ATGAAGTCTGCTCAGTCGCTCGCGGAGCTCATCGATCGCGTCTCGCGCAGTTGCAGCGTCATCGTGGGCTGCTGTTTGAATGAAGTTCCGAGACGCTCAAATCTTCTGCACCCCGACTTAAACCCGGCCTTTGGAGTCGAGCTGAATAGAAGACAAGACAAGAGAAAGATGCCCGTATTTACAG TGAATGTGAAATGGGGGAAGGAGAAGTTTGATGCGGTGGAGCTGAACACAGAGGAGCCTCCCATGGTCTTCAAAGCCCAGCTCTTCGCTCTTACAGGGGTTCAGCCAGAGAGACAGAAAGTCATGGTGAAAGGAGGAACGCTGAAG GATGATGAGTGGGGCAACATCAAGTTGAAAAAT GGGATGACTCTTCTGATGATGGGCTCTGCGGACGCTCTTCCTGAAGAGCCTGTAGTGCGGCCCATGTTTGTGGAGGACATGACGGAGGAGCAGCTGGCATCTGCG ATGGAGTTGCCGTGTGGATTGACAAATCTGGGCAACACATGCTACATGAACGCAACCGTGCAGTGTCTCCGCTCTGTGCCTGAGCTCAAAGACGCTCTCAGGAG GTATTCTGGTGCCTTGCGGTCTTCTGGAGCCAATGCACCTTCTCAGTACATCACAGCAG CTATGCGTGATTTGTACGAGTCCATGGATAAGACCTCGTCAAGCATTCCTCCCATCATCCTGCTGCAGTTCCTGCACTTGGCCTTCCCACAGTTCGCCGAAAAAGGAGACCAGGGCCAGTACCTCCAGCAG GATGCCAACGAGTGTTGGCTTCAGATCATGCGGGTCCTTCAGCAGAAATTAGAGCCTCAAGAACCAGAAACCCCAATGGAG ACTGACCGTGATAGTGGAGCCGCTGCCGCCGCAAAAAAGAAGAATTTCATCGATCAGTATTTTGGTGTTGAATTTGAAACTAC TATGAAGTGCACTGAGTCAGAGGATGAGGATCCGACTAAAGGCACAGAGAGCCAGCTGCAGCTGAGCTGCTTCATCAATCAGGAAGTCAAATATCTCGCCACTGGACTCCGACTG AGGCTACAGGAGGACATTACAAAGTTCTCCCCATCCTTGAAAAGAAACGCCCTCTATATCAAATCG TCCAAAATCAGCCGTCTCCCGGCATACCTCACGGTTCAGATGGTCCGGTTCTTTTACAAAGAGAAAGAGTCAGTGAATGCCAAAGTCCTCAAG GATGTCAAATTTCCTCTTATGCTGGACGTCTATGAGCTGTGCACTGCTGAACTGCAGGAGAAGATGGTTTCTGTGAGGTCAAAGTTCAAGGTGGTTGAAGACAAGAAGCTGgagatgcagcagcagcagcagcccaaA GAGAATCTGAAGGTTGGGGCTCCGAAGGAAACTAAATACGAACCATTCTGTTTTTCTGAAG ACTTGGGCTCTAACAACAGTGGCTACTACGACCTGCAAGCGGTTCTGACGCATCAGGGCCGATCCAGTTCTTCTGGCCACTACGTCAGCTGGGTTAAAAGGAAAGAAG ATGAATGGGTGAAGTTTGATGACGATAAGGTCAGTGTTGTGACCCCTGAGGACATCTTGAAGCTGTCTGGTGGTGGTGATTGGCATATAGCATACGTCCTTCTGTATGGCCCTCGGCGTCTGGAGATACTGGAGTAA